In Desulfosudis oleivorans Hxd3, the DNA window CGGTGGATTTGGAGCCGTTGTGCCGTTTCAACACCACGCCCTCGAACACCTGAATGCGCTCTTTTTCACCTTCTTTGATCTTCACATGCACCTTGACCGAGTCGCCGGACGAAAAATCCGGCAGGTCCAACCGCATATGTTCTTTTTCCAGTTGTCTGATCGCTTCCATGTTTTCCTCCAAAAACCTTATATTTGGCCGTTCCCGCACATGCGGAAACCGACGTTGACCCGCCTTTATACCCTATCTTCTGCCAGTCTGTCCAGCATTATCGACACAGCCGACCGAACAGAAAGATGATTATATGCACTTTTTCCGGCCAGGGGCTCCAGCACACAGTCGGCCTGATCGAGAACCGACGGCGCCAGGCCCCAGGCAGTGCCGAACACCAGCAGCACCGGGGAGGCGTTAAGCCGGTCTTTTAAATACTCCATGGTCACCGCACCCGGATGGAGCCGGGCCGTGGTGGCCGCCACCAGGGGGGCCGTGCCGGTATCCGCGGTCACAAGGGCCGCTGCCTCGGCCAGGCTGTCGCACACCCGCATCAGCTCAAAGGCCTGTGCCCGCAAAGGGTTATACCGTGACCCACTCCCGTCGGTCCAGTGGGCGATGATCCGTTTTACCAGCCGCTTCTGGTCTTCCAGGGGCGTCACCACAAAATAACCGGCCGCTCCGTAAGTTTTTGCGGCCCTGGCAATGTCGTGCAGGTCCAGGTTGGTCACGGCCGAGGCAATGGTCTCCGCCTGCCGGCCCAGGACCGGGTGGTGGACCAGCGCAATGTAGAGGCGAACCGGGCTAATCGGCGACAAGGGTTTCAACCTTCCGGCACCACGCTTTGAGCGCCTTTTTCTCCTCCGGGGTCAACGCTCTTTCCAGCAGCAGGTCCGGCCGCTTGAGCAGGGTGCGAACCAGGGAGGTTTCCAGTCGCCAGGCTTCGATCCGGGCGTGGTTGCCGGAAACCAGGACTTCGGGCACCGGTTCCCCTTCAAATACCGGGGGCCGGGTGTAGTGGGCGTGCTCGATCCGTCCCTGCACAAAGGTCTCCTTTTCCGCCGAGTCCTCGCCGCCCAGGGCACCGGGAATCAGTCGGGTGACCGCGTCGATGACGATCATGGCCGGCACCTCGCCGCCGGAAAGCACGTAATCGCCCACGGAAATCTCATCGTCAATCAGTCCCTGGCAGACCCGCTCGTCAATGCCTTCGTAACGGCCGCACACCAGAATCAGGTCTTCGGCGGCATCGGCCAGGTGCCGGGCCGCCTCCTGGGTAAACCCCCGGCCCTGGGGGGTCAAGAGCACTGTACGGGCCGACGGATAGGCGTTTCTGGCATCCCGAATGGCCGCTGCCAGGGGCTCGGGCTTCATCACCATGCCGCTGCCCCCGCCGTAAGGCCGATCATCCACGGTCCGGTGACGATCTTTTGTATAGTCGCGAATGTCAACGGTCCGGCACGAGATGGTGCCGCTTTCTACGGCCCGCCGGACAATGCCATGCTGGGAAAAGGCATCCACCATCTCCGGGAAAATCGTCAACACCGTAAAGTTCATGGCACGCCTTTTTTGTCCGGCCTTTCGGGCCGGTTCGAATATGCCGCAAGCCCCGCCTGTGGCAGGGCTAAAAAATTTCAATTTCATGAAAGATACGGGCTACCCGTATCTTTCACGAGTTGATTTGGCCGCAGGTGCAAGGCGCGGGACATGAAGCTGTAGTCAATCTACCGCGAATGTCCCGCAACACAGCAACTGCGGTCAAGGTGACTCGCCCGAAGGGTGAAATTTTTCGGTATAAAATTGGCTCAAAAGGCCTCAAGTCGTCCATGACAGTTTGTGTTTTTAAAAAAATGCAATTTCTATTACGATATACTGTTTCTGATCCAGATATTCACCCATACCAAAAATTTCATGAAAGATACGGGCTACAGGGATTCCGGCAGGCTCACCTGCATGGTGCCGGCCGCCAGGTCGATGTGCCCGACCACGGACTTGAGGGCGGGCACCAGGGTCTCCTTCCCGGTATCGGCGTCGGTCACCACATACACATCGTTGCCCGGCGTGGGAATAATCGATGTGATACGGCCCAGCAAGGTCTTTTTGTCAAACACGGCCAGGCCGATCAGGTCATCCCAGTAATAGGTGTCGTCCTCAAGGGGCGGCAGGGAGGCGCGCAGCGCGAATAGTTCGTATCCCACCACGGCCGCGGCCTGCTCGCGGCTGTCCAGTTCCAGAGCCCCCAAAAGGAAATGGCGACCATGGGGTTTGCACCATTCAATGGTGCAAACCCGCTCGTCGCCTTTGGGACCTCGTAGAAAAAGGGTATTTCCCTGCGAGAACTCCGCGATGTCACCGGAGTGGGAATAGACCCGGACAGTTCCGCGAATTCCATGAATACCGACGATTTTGCCCACACATAGGAATTCGCTGCTGTTCATGGGAAAAGCTACTCGATGATCTCGAGCACCGTGCGTTTTTTGAGCTTGGCCGAAGCAGCGCTCAGAATGGTGCGCAAGGCACGGGCCGTGCGGCCCTGTTTGCCGATGATCTTGCCCAGATCCTCCTTGGCCACCTTGAGCTCCAGAACCGAGGTCTGGCTGCCGTCCACTTCCGTCACCACTGTCTGGTCGGGGTTGTCGACAAGCGCCTTTGCGATGTACTCGATCAACTCTTTCATGGACATAGCCGCATCTCCTTGCTGTGTTCGTTGCAGTTTAGACGACTCCAACGTATACGGTCAACAACACACTGGTCTGGCTGTGAAAGTTAATCTTGTGGAAAGTATACCATTTTTATCGCAAAACGCAAACGCGAAACGCACGGGCGAAGAATCTATGAGACCGCAACGCCCTCTTTTTTCAGAATGCTCTTCACGGTGCGGGTGGCCTGGGCGCCCTGGCCCAGCCAGTGCTCGACCCGGTCCTTTGCCACGACGACCTCCGCCGGATTCACCAGGGGGTTGTAGGTACCCACCTTTTCAATAAACCGGCCGTCCCGGGCATACCGCTCGTCCGCCACCACCATCCGATAAAAGGGACGTTTCTTGCGACCACATCTTGCCAATCGAATTTTTACCGCCATGTTTTTCTTTTCTCCTTAGAACGGCATCATGCCGCGGCCCAGACCGCGCATGCCGCCCTTGTTGATTTTTTTTACCATTTTCATCACCTGCGTGTAGTCCTTCAACAGCCGGTTGACCTCCTGCACGCTGGTGCCGCTGCCCTTTGCTATTCTTTTCCGCCGGCTGCCGTTGATGATGGCATGCCGCCGCCGTTCCTCCGCTGTCATGGAGTTGATGATGGCTTCGATGCGGGAGAGCTGCCCGTCATCCACCTCCATGTCCTTCATCTGTTTGACCTTGCCCATGCCTGGAATCATCTTCATCAGATCGCCGATGGAGCCCATCTTGCGAATCTGGGTCATCTGGTCCCGAAAATCCTCCAGGGTAAACTCGTTTTTCCGCAGCTTTCGCTCAAGGTCCGCCGCCTTTTTCTCGTCCACAACGGACTGGGCCTTTTCGATGAACGAAAGCACATCGCCCATGCCCAGAATGCTGGAGGCCATGCGGTCCGGGTGAAACGCCTCCAGGGCGTTTGTCTTTTCGCCCACGCCCACGAACTTGATGGGCCTGCCGGTCACCGCCTTGATGGAAAGCGCCGCGCCGCCCCTGGCGTCGCCGTCCATCTTGGACAGGATCACGCCGCCGATGTCCAGCCGTTCGTTAAAGGACTGGGCGATGTTGACTGCGTCCTGGCCGGTCATGGCATCGGCCACCAGCAGAATGTCCGACGGCGACACGGCCTGCTTGATGCCGACCAGCTCCTCCATCAACGCTTCGTCGATGTGAAGCCGGCCCGCCGTGTCCAGAAGCAGCGTGTTGCACCCCTGCTGCTGGGCCGCCACCCGGGCCTGGCGGCAGATATCCACCGGGTTCATGCCGGGATCCGACGCAAACACCGGCACCTGGACCTGGCTGCCCAGCTTTTTGAGCTGGTCGATGGCCGCGGGCCGGTAAACGTCCGCCGGCACCAGAAAGGGCTTTCTGCCCTGCTTTTTCAGATAAACGGCCAGCTTGGCGGCGGTGGTGGTTTTACCGGAGCCCTGAAGCCCCACCAGCATCACCGACACCGGGGCCTGGCCGGTCAGGTTCAGGTCCTGCCGCGTTTCCCCCATCAGCCGGGTCAGCTCTTCGTAAACGATCTTGATGACCTGCTGACCCGGGGTCAGGCTCTCCAGCACATCGGCGCCCACGGCCCGTTCCCGAATGTCGGCGATAAACTGCTTGACGATCCGGTAGTGGACGTCGGCCTCCAGCAGGGCAAACCGCACCTCCTTGAGGCCATCGTCGATATTCTTCTCGGTAAGCGTTCCCTGGCCTTTAAGCTTCTTAAAAACCGAATTCAGCTTGTCGCTCAGGTTCTCAAACATATGCTCGCCGTTGCACTCCTTTTTTCACCGGCCCCATGCCCCGTTTGAAACGAATATGGCCGGCCCGATAGACCCGCGTCACAGGAAGCGGGAAGAAAAACCACCCGCGGGCGACCTGCCACAGCGGATGGCCGAAAACTAAACCCTTGAAACTAATATTTTAGCAACGGCATGTCAAGAAATTTATACTATACAGGGCCGCCAAAATTCATTATAAAAGGCATCATGAACAGCACCGCCTTGCCACAGGAGATTCAGAACCTCACCCGGGCCCGGTTTGCCGACTGGCTGAACGCGCACAATATCGCCCCCTACCGGGCCGACCAGGTGTTTAAATGGCTCTTTGTTCACCGGGCGGAGAGTTTTGACCAGATGACCAATATTTCCAAGCCGGTACGAACACTTCTGGCAGAATCCTTTATTATCGGCCGCTTGAAAATTGCCAGAACCCAGCAGTCCGCCGACGGCACCCGCAAATACCTGTTTGAACTGTCCGACGGTGAGCATATTGAAAGCGTGCTGATTCCCGAGGAGGACCATTTCACCCTGTGTGTCTCCACCCAGGTGGGATGCGCCCAGGGGTGCGCCTTCTGCATGACCGCGAAAAAGGGATTTGTGCGCAACCTGACCCCGGCGGAGATCACCGGCCAGGTTCTCGGCGCGTTAAAAACCCTGGCCCCGGAAGAGCGGCTGACCAACATCGTGCTCATGGGCATGGGCGAGCCCCTGGCCAACTACGACAACGTGATCACCAGCCTGGACACCATCTGCGACGGGGACTGCGGCCTTCAGTTTTCCACCCGCCGGGTCACCCTCTCCACCTCGGGCCTGGTGCCCCGCATGGCACCGCTGGGCCTGGCCACCACGGTCAACCTGGCCGTCTCCCTGAACGCCACGGACAATAAAACCCGGGACATGCTCATGCCGATCAACAAGACCTATCCCATTGAGGTGCTGCTGGAGGCGTGCCGGACCTACCCCCTTTCCAACCGGCGCAAGATCACCTTTGAGTATATCCTGATGGCAGGGGTCAACGATTCGGAAAAAGACGCATTGCGCCTGGTCAAGCTGCTGCGGTCCATCAAGGCCAAGGTCAACCTGATTCCTTTCAACGAGCACGAAGGCGCGGCCTTCAAACGGCCTGACGATGCCGCCATCGAACGCTTCAAGCAGATTCTTCATGACCGCCAGTACACGGTGATGACCCGGCAAAGCAAAGGCGCCGACATATCCGCCGCCTGCGGCCAGCTGGCAGCGGACATTAAAAAGTACGGTCAAAACAAATAGGAAAGCCCCATGTCCCACATGGAGATCGAGGTCAAATTCTTTCTGGAAGACAAGGCTGCGGTGCGACAGCGCATTCTGGCCCTGGGCGCGGTTTCCCAGGGCGAGCGATTTGAAACCAACATCCGGTTTGAAGACAGAGAAAAAAGCCTGATCCGGCGTAACGTGCTGCTGCGGCTGCGAAAGGACAGCCAGGCCACCCTGACTTTGAAAATCCCGCCGGAAGTGGCGGACACCGAGTTCAAGGTGTACCGGGAGATTGAGACTCAAGTCACCGATTTTGAAAACACAAAACAGATCCTTGCCGGGCTGGGCTTTTTGCCGGAGCAGGTCTACGAAAAATGGCGGGAAACCTTTACGGCAGGACCGGTTGTCCTCTGCCTGGACACCCTGCCCTACGGCGACTTTCTGGAAATCGAGGCGAATAAAGAGAACATCCGGCAGTGGGCCGAAAAGCTGGGCCTTGCCTGGGAAAACCGGCTGGTGACCAACTACCTGGGAATGTTTGCCCGCATGCGGGAAAAATACGGCCTGGCCTTTACCGATGTGACCTTTGAAAATTTTGAGGGCGTGGTTGTGGCCCCGGAGGACTTTTTCAAAGCTGAATAGTTTCCATCCATAAATGAGAATTTTTCCTCCCCCACCCCAAACGCCATTTTTGTTTCCGGCGGTCTCCTTTTTTGCGGTGAATTTAATTTTTCGAGGGTCCCTTTAACGCCCTCGTATGAGGCAGGGAAGTCTGTTTTCTCTTGACATTTCATACCTTTCATTGCATTCTACACAAAAAACCCCCTCATGAGCAGCAGTCGTTCCCCTGAAAAAAAGAAAACAAACCATGGGTCAGAAAATAAGACAAACCGGATGTGATCAGCGAACGATAGAAGCCTTTCTTCAGGGTGCCGACATCGTTCTGGATTCGATTCGTGAACCGTTACTGGTGCTGGATCCTGCCCTGAAGGTTGTAATCGCCAATCGCTCCTTTTACCTGACATTCGGCGTCAACCCGAAGGAGACGGAAGGGGCATTAATATATGATCTTGGCAACCGGCAATGGAACATCCCCAGGCTGAAAGAACTGCTTGAAGATATCCTTCCCGGAAATACACTGTTCCATGACTTTGAAGTGGAGCATGATTTTGCGACTATCGGCCGGAAGATCATGCATCTGAACGCCCGGCGGATTTACACTGAGCCAGACCAGACCCAACTGATCCTGCTGGCCATTGAGGATGTGACCGACCGGGTAAGCTATAGAAGGAACCTTGAAGGGCTGGTTAAAAAGAAAACGGCTGAACTGACCGTTGCCCTGGAAGAGGCGGAAGAGAAAAATCGCATCGCTGAGACATCCCTTTCCGAAATCAAAAAGTTAAAGCAGCAACTGGAAGCGGAAAGAGCCTATCTGCAGGAAGAGATCAAACTGGAGTACAATCATGAGCACATTATCGGTCAAAGTGACGGGCTCAAATACGTACTCTATAAAATTGAACAAATCGCCGACAGCGATACCACGGTACTGGTTCTTGGCGAGACAGGCACCGGCAAAGAACTGGTTGCCCGGGCCATTCACAACTTGAGCCGCCGCAAAAACCGGACGATGTTAAAAGTAAATTGCGCGGCGCTGCCCACAAACCTGATCGAAAGCGAGCTGTTCGGGCATGAGAAAGGCGCCTTTACCGGGGCGCATGCCAGGCACACGGGACGCTTTGAGGTCGCCAACGGCACCACCCTTTTTCTGGATGAAATCGGCGAATTGCCGCTGGAACTGCAACCCAAGCTGCTCCGCGTACTCCAGGACGGCGAGTTTGAACGGCTGGGCAGTTCCCACTCCACCAAAGTCGATGCGCGGATTATTGCCGCCACCAATCGCAATCTGGAAGAGGAAGTCCGTAATGGCAATTTCCGTGAGGATCTCTGGTACCGGTTAAATGTTTTTCCGATTACCATGCCGCCGCTCCGGGATCGCCTGGACGACATTCCGCTCCTGGTTGAGTTTTACGTCAAAAAAATTTCCAGGCGGATGGGCAAGACCATTGAAACGATTCCTTCAAAAATTATGGAGACGTTACAGGCATATCCGTGGCCCGGCAATGTCCGGGAGCTGGAAAACGTTCTTGAACGCGCGGTGATCAACTCGTCGGGAACCAAGCTGCGTCTGGTTGATGAGCTTAAAAGGCCGTTCAGGGGGTTAAGCTCAAGCGAAAAAACCCTGGCAGCGGTTGAACGGGACCATATTGTACGCGTCCTTGAACAGACCCAATGGAAAGTCGGCGGTAAAAACAGCGCCGCTGAAATTCTCGGGCTCGACCGCAGCACATTGCGCGCCCGCATGCGTAAGCTCAATATCTCCCCCCCCAAAACAATAAAATAACCCTGGATAGCCGAATCAGGCCCAGCCCCTCCGCATTCCTTTTCACCACCACACCCTCAGAAAAAACAAAAAAAGGCCATATACGACCATCGGTTATATATGACCTTTTCAAACAGCAATTAACGACACACCAAGAACCTTTTCTAAAGCGATTTCCTTTAAATATCAAAATCATAAGAGATAATGCCGCCTGCATTCCCCGCCTGGCACGAAATTTGAATGTTTACAACTGGTTGGGTCTTATGTGCCAACACGCTTCAGGCGATAGGGGAATAACAACGGTTCACAAATAAAGAGCCATGGGGATTTTTTATTCCTGAACCTCCCTCAAACCCGAATACGATTGGAAATATGCCGTATAACCCAAGATGGCGCAGGCATGAATAACGCGATAAGGAGGGATGAAATGACGCACGACACCATGACCGCTATCCGCAAGGGACCCTTTGGAGATGCGGGTGACAGGCAGACGCATTCTCTGGAGCAGAACAATCAGAACGTTCAACCTGTCCGCAGCCTGGTGATTGATGATGACAGCACTATCCTCAGATACGTGGCCCTGATACTTGCCATGCTCAAATTTCAGGAGGTGGAAACCGCCCAAAAAAAACCTGAAGTCATGGAAAAGCTGTCCACCGGCCCCTACGACCTGCTGCTCACGGACCTGGAGATGCCGGACGTGAATGGTTATCGTCTGAGCCGAATGATCAAAAAAAAGCGGCATGGCACCAAAATCATCATGATGACGGGACGTGATAAGAACGACTGCCATGGAATAGTGGCCTCAAAGTGGGTTGACGGGTGGCTCTTCAAACCCTTTGGGCTAAAGGAGCTGCGCCCCATGCTCCAGTGTCTGGGGATGGTCAGGGATTAACCTGAATCATTATTGTCCAAAAAAGGGTTTAATCCTGGCAGGACAGCGTTCCGGTTGTTTATCCAAATCCAAATCGAAATCGAAATCGGGATCGGGATCGGGATCGCTATCGAAATCGGGATCGAATTGTATTTACGGCGGTGCGCTCAAAGATTATTTCCATTATCCTGCTTATCCGTGCAGCCTGGCCGTTGGCTTCCCCTGCGCTGTAATGGGCGGGGGCCTGCAATTGATGCCCCGACGTGATGTATAAAGCTTCAAAGTCCTTTTGGGAACTGTTTTTTGGACACCAATGAATCTTAATATTTCATGAAATATTCGGGTTGAGGAGACGGTATATGACCGGCCAGCCAAAAAACTATCACCGACAGGCGGAAGATACCGTCGCTTTAAAAGGAAAACCCCGGTGGTTGAAGGCAGTGGCATCAGAGTCCAGGCAGACCAGCGAGGCGCTGCGCAAGAGCGAATTGCTGATGCGCGCGATCAACGTGTCGGCACGGGATGCCGTTCTCATGATGGATGCCGAAGGGCGGGTTTCCTACTGGAATCCCGCGGCTGAACGAATCCTTGGTTACACCAGCGATGAGGCACTGGGGCGGAATCTGCATTCCCTGCTTGCCCCTCAGCATTATCGAAGGTTGTTTGAGGCGGCGTTCCCGGAGTTCCAGCGTTCAGGTTGCGGCAATAACGTTGAAAAAACCATGCGGTTAAAAGCCCTGCGAAAAAACGGAGACGAATTTCCTGTAGAACTGTCCCTTGCCGGCGTGCAGCTCCATGACGGATGGCATGCGGTTGGTATTATACGTGACATCTCCAATCGTGAGCTGTCGGATAAGGCCTTGCGGGAGAGCGAAGACAAATTCAGAACCTATATGGAAAAAGCGCCTCTTGGCATATTCGTGGCGGATCACACGGGCCGTTGCCTTGAAGCCAACCAGGCGGCATGCCGGATGAGCGGATACACGGAAGAAGAGCTTTTGGAATTAAGCCTTCAGGATTTTCTCGCTCCGGATTTTTCAGGCGTGGGGATGGCCTCGTTTAAAAAGTTAAAAACAGAGGGCCGCGTAGACGGTGATCTTATGGTACGCGGGAAGAATGGAAAGAATTTCTGGATTAATCTGGTTGCAACAACAATTGGGCCTGACAGAGTGCTTGCTTATTGTCAGGATATCACCAGGCGCAAGCAGACCGAAGAGGAAATCCAGAAAATGGCCTACCATGACGCCCTGACCGGTCTTCCCAACCGGAAGCTCTTCTCCGATCGTCTGGGTATTGCATTGGCCCAGGCCCGGAGGGACCAAAAGGGTATCGCGGCCATCATACTTGATCTCGATAATTTCAAGGACGTGAACGATACCTTTGGCCATGATGTGGGAGATCGTCTTCTCCAGGCAGCGGCAGAGCGGTTAAGCGCTGCACTGAGAAAAAGTGATACGGTTGCGCGCCTGGGTGGCGACGAGTTTGTGCTGATTCTTCCCGACTTAAAGGGGACAGAAGACGTGGACCGGGTTGCACAGAAAATCGTTGACGGTTTTCGAAACCCCTTTTCCATCGACACCCATCAACTCATCGTGACAACGAGTATCGGCATCGCCGTCTACCCCCGGGATGGCATCTCTGAGGTTCTCCTTCTGAAGCATGCCGATATCGCCATGTATCAGGTCAAACAGGCAGGACGGAATGGATACCGCTTCTTTAACCCGAACAGCTCATGAAATTTTTTCACATGGCGGTAGATCGACTACAGCTTCATGTCCCGCGCCTTGCATCCGCAGCCACATCAACCGTGAGCTATTCTGTTGCCCCCCCAAACCAGAATCTCAATTCTCAGAGCCTCCCGTGAGAAAAAGGTCACATGCGCCCACAGGTTAGATATGACCTTTTTTATATAGTTTTTAATAACAACCACGAAAACACTTTTCAGAGTTATTGTCATTAAAAATCAATCCCATAGAAGACAAAACCCGGTGTGCTCAAAACATGGCACAAAGATTGAATTAAAAAACATTGAGCAAGGACAAGTGAACCATCGTGATTCACACGGCATCCACTCAATTTGGAATCAAACAGGGGAAACAACCATGAAATCGAGCAACAGAGAAAAGGCAGAAGGCAAGATTCATCAGGTAAAAGGCAAGTTCAAGGAGGCCGCCGGGATAATCGCCGGCAATCGTGATCTGGAAGCCGTAGGCAAAGAAGAAAAAAAAGAGGGAAAGATTCAGGAAAAACTCGGCCAGATCAAAAAACTGATGGATAAATAGATGATTTTTATCAGTGTTTTTCTCCCTGGACAGCCGGCCGGGGCTTACAATACCGGCAGCAGTTTCACAATCAAATCGCAAGGAGGATCTTATGCTCTGGACAGTCGCGGTAATACTGTTAATCCTGTGGCTGCTGGGATTTGTGAGCAGCTACACCATGGGCGGGTTTATTCATCTCCTGCTGGTCGTTGCCGTCATCGTCGTTCTGGTCAGGGTTATTCAGGGCCGGCGCGTTATTTAGCCGGCGGCATATCATAAATCAGACAATATAAGAAGCGGGGTCAAATGAAAGTAACCACACTTGTTGCCATTATTCTTATTGCCATAGGGATCCTTGCTTTCGGGTATCAGGGAATCTCCTACACGACCAGGGAAAAGGTCGTCGATATCGGGCCACTGGAAATATCGGCGGATAAAACCCGAACGATACCATTGCCGCCGATCGTAGGGGGTCTCGCGCTCGCGGGGGGTATTGTCCTGCTGATCGTGGGCGGGAAAAAGGGCTGAACCGTCCGGGCGGTCGAAACATTCCGCGCGTCGATTCGGCCGCAACGGGCATAATGAAGCGTCAGATGCCGAAGAGCGAAGGATCTCTTTCAACAATGATGAACGTAATCAGAACCATCATGAACGTGTTCCCTGAAAAGCAGAAAGAGGTTTTACAGACACTTCTTTCAATGGTTACGCCGGCCGGGGAAGAAAAAGGCTGCCTGAGCTATGGGATATACAGTGATATCCAGGATGAAAATGTTTTCAACCTGATTTCGGAATGGGAAACCCGTGAACAACTGGACCAGCATATGCGAAGCGACCGCTTCAGCGTTTTGCTGGGGACCAAGAGCTTTTTAATCGACCCGATGAAGATTCAGATTTTTGCGGTTTCGGATACGGAAGGAATGGAGGCGGTCAATGCCGTAAGAAAAAAAATGAAACGGATTTCTCCCGCATGAACACCGGAAGGGCCATCTGATTT includes these proteins:
- a CDS encoding lmo0937 family membrane protein, which encodes MLWTVAVILLILWLLGFVSSYTMGGFIHLLLVVAVIVVLVRVIQGRRVI
- a CDS encoding putative quinol monooxygenase codes for the protein MKRQMPKSEGSLSTMMNVIRTIMNVFPEKQKEVLQTLLSMVTPAGEEKGCLSYGIYSDIQDENVFNLISEWETREQLDQHMRSDRFSVLLGTKSFLIDPMKIQIFAVSDTEGMEAVNAVRKKMKRISPA